One Gadus morhua chromosome 13, gadMor3.0, whole genome shotgun sequence genomic window carries:
- the LOC115557151 gene encoding zinc finger E-box-binding homeobox 1, with product MTEESRGKRRKQANPKRSKVERVCSLGSEGEDEQGGVWSMEPQDCQGSPGLTPSHGTADTASHCSSRSPPPLAPPTAPPHGLSGPGGRHPWALQTADPLGGGEDEGAIALLTPRDGEHQQGSMAYHSKTTDFPCALEDLAHYEFLAQLRKATTSDATQNGGDSLYNRRQHSGGRHDELPPAIWSPGAQHRSTETLDGTDGVRGPHVSCPFCQRNYLQGPALTQHVRSCPEKHAAHMVCPLCGYTATCRAQMEQHLVLHNQVHDKNSIGSYQGPETRKFKCQQCGKAFKYKHHLKEHLRIHSGEKPYQCSNCKKRFSHSGSYSSHLSSKKCLSGGGGGGGGGGGGGNMAEAAGIFNSLVKASHFLPIHHHHHQHHLHHSFPTSPPAGGERNSNGRHSPFSPSSSDSLVFPEPQQQQLLLLSPRDGPQKPSAFQRAGGFSRLWDPTAELRANGFKSTALLPYLQSGAKFEEVLQRMLHREGKRPREEGGDEEEQEEEEEDEEERDRAGGRGGGRGTGAAMEKKRRVTENGGGMAGEGRAVRGATCRWCLQLFPNAAVLLQHERYLCKVTRGASETPAGGPHGQGHASPPLLFPRASFPPADGRPADTSPRQKPPLRHAAPQQLLFPVQSSPTRPRPDALSPYSYWLGQPGLSPAPPISPSAPLPSPKARIRVPPAGSGSPLCLAAPCARPPGVSPPQHQTARHLKGSWPGGSQNDQPLDLSLPRQPTGGDAGGHTSNGKPAKEERMEAEPQQRTILSPGRPLLHPHHLAFGGGGAPLFGYDGFSVLGPRAQAALALQGHTGLTSLPLGHPAHSADFLSPMAYVMERDTEAMLKRIHQDRHALVSEALSRGVLDHRSLGDEGPDGEAGPGRKRLRKTEEGLYACDICQKTFQKSSSLLRHKYEHTGKRPHECQICSKAFKHKHHLIEHSRLHSGEKPYQCDKCGKRFSHSGSYSQHMNHRYAYCSRDQEPDQDPDQDHDMPLTPDGTGTGSDFGARLAAGETPPSLDDSQTPHSFLSDSSLDGGHVGLMSREEEEEEEEEGEEGEEEDGYNIIVYRMSDSCAEEARKGALGGEEAGGRGLGEPLAVQEHPAHGLVLQGLGGDRGAERAELQQWSDKTGEQNAAVEHKLGLDAAES from the exons tggagcGGGTGTGTTCGCTGGGCtcggagggggaggatgagcaGGGGGGCGTGTGGAGCATGGAGCCCCAGGACTGCCAGGGGAGTCCCGGCCTGACCCCCAGCCACGGGACGGCGGACACGGCCAGCCACTGCAGCAGCCGCTCACCACCGCCCCTAGCGCCGCCCACAGCGCCGCCCCACGGCCTCAGCGGCCCCGGGGGCAGGCATCCCTGGGCCCTGCAGACCGCTGACCCGCTGGGGGGTGGGGAAGACGAGGGGGCCATCGCCCTACTGACCCCCAGAGACGGGGAACATCAGCAGGGATCCATGGCTTACCATA GTAAGACCACAGACTTCCCATGTGCCTTAGAGGACCTGGCCCACTATGAGTTCCTGGCCCAGCTGAGGAAGGCCACCACCTCGGACGCCACCCAAAATGGCGGCGACTCCCTCTACAACCGCCGGCAGCACAGCGGTGGTCGGCACGACGAGCTACCCCCTGCCATCTGGTCCCCAGGGGCCCAGCACCGCTCCACTGAAACACTCG ACGGGACCGACGGTGTGAGGGGCCCGCACGTGTCCTGTCCCTTCTGCCAGAGGAACTACCTGCAGGGGCCGGCCCTCACGCAGCACGTCAGATCCTGCCCGGAGAAGCACGCCGCGCACATGGTCTGCCCGCTCTGTGGATACACTGCCACCTGCAGGGCCCAGATGGAACAGCACCTGGTGCTGCACAACCAGGTCCACGACAAG AATTCCATCGGCTCGTACCAGGGCCCTGAGACCAGGAAGTTCAAATGCCAGCAGTGTGGCAAGGCCTTCAAGTACAAACACCACCTCAAAGAACACCTGCGCATTCACAGCG GTGAGAAGCCGTACCAGTGCTCCAACTGCAAGAAGCGCTTCTCCCACTCGGGTTCCTACAGCTCCCACCTGAGCAGCAAAAAGTGcctgagtggaggaggaggaggaggaggaggaggaggaggaggaggaaacatgGCTGAAGCTGCGGGCATCTTCAACAGCCTCGTCAAAGCCTCCCACTTCctccccatccaccaccaccaccaccaacaccacctccaccactcctTCCCCACGTCTCCCCCTGCTGGCGGGGAGAGGAACTCAAACGGCCGGCACTCTCCGTTCTCTCCCAGCTCCTCAGACAGCCTGGTGTTCCcggagccccagcagcagcagctgttgttgttgtccccGCGGGACGGCCCCCAGAAGCCCTCCGCGTTCCAAAGGGCCGGGGGCTTCTCCCGGCTGTGGGACCCCACGGCGGAGCTGAGGGCCAACGGGTTCAAGAGCACGGCCCTGCTGCCGTACCTCCAGTCAGGGGCCAAGTTCGAGGAGGTCCTGCAGAGGATGCTCCACAGGGAGGGCAAGAGACcccgggaggaggggggggatgaggaggagcaggaggaggaggaggaggatgaggaggagagggacagagcaggaggaagaggaggaggaagaggaacggGAGCCGCcatggagaagaagaggagggtgaCAGAGAACGGAGGCGGGATggccggggaggggagggccgTGCGGGGGGCGACGTGTCGCTGGTGCCTGCAGCTCTTCCCCAACGCGGCCGTGCTCCTGCAGCACGAGCGCTACCTCTGCAAGGTGACCCGGGGGGCGTCGGAGACCCCCGCCGGGGGCCCTCACGGCCAGGGCCACGCCTCTccgcccctcctcttccccagaGCCTCCTTCCCGCCGGCCGACGGCCGCCCTGCGGACACGTCGCCCAGGCAGAAGCCCCCCCTCCGCCACGCGGCCCCCCAGCAGCTCCTGTTCCCCGTGCAGTCCTCCCCGACCCGGCCCCGCCCCGACGCCCTGTCCCCGTACTCCTACTGGCTCGGGCAGCCGGGCCTCAGCCCCGCTCCTCCGATCAGCCCGTCCGCACCGCTGCCCTCCCCCAAGGCCAGGATCAGAGTCCCTCCCGCCGGGTCGGGTTCGCCTCTCTGCCTCGCCGCCCCCTGCGCCCGCCCCCCCGGGGTCTCCCCGCCTCAGCACCAGACGGCCCGCCACCTCAAGGGGAGCTGGCCCGGGGGCTCTCAGAACGACCAGCCTCTGGACCTCTCCCTGCCCAGGCAGCCCACCGGCGGAGACGCCGGGGGCCACACCTCCAACGGGAAGCCCGccaaagaggagaggatggaggcgGAGCCCCAGCAGAGGACCATCCTGAGTCCCGGCCGGCCCCTCttacacccccaccacctggcCTTCGGTGGGGGCGGTGCGCCCCTGTTTGGATACGACGGGTTCTCGGTGCTCGGCCCCAGGGCCCAGGCGGCCCTAGCTCTGCAGGGACACACAGGCCTGACGTCTCTCCCCCTGGGTCACCCGGCACACAGCGCAGACTTCCTCTCGCCCATGGCCTacgtgatggagagagacaccgaggcCATGTTGAAGAGAATCCACCAGGACAGGCATGCTCTTGTg AGCGAGGCCTTGAGTCGCGGTGTTCTGGACCACCGCTCCCTGGGGGACGAGGGGCCGGACGGGGAGGCAGGACCGGGCCGCAAGAGGCTGAGGAAGACGGAGGAAGGCCTGTACGCCTGCGACATCTGCCAGAAGACCTTCCAGAAGAGCAGCTCGCTCCTGCGGCACAAATATGAGCACACAG GCAAACGTCCTCACGAGTGCCAGATCTGCAGCAAGGCGTTCAAGCACAAGCACCACCTCATAGAGCACAGCAGGCTGCACtcgggggagaagccctaccagTGTGACAAGTGCGGCAAGCGCTTCTCCCACTCGGGCTCGTACTCCCAGCACATGAACCACCGCTACGCCTACTGCAGCCGGGACCAGGAGCCCGACCAggacccggaccaggaccaCGACATGCCCCTCACCCCGGACGGGACGGGGACGGGCAGCGATTTCGGGGCACGACTGGCCGCCGGCgagacccccccctctctggatGACTCCCAGACCCCTCACTCCTTCCTCAGCGACTCCAGCCTGGACGGGGGGCACGTTGGGCTgatgagcagggaggaggaggaggaggaggaggaggagggggaggagggggaggaggaggacggttACAATATAATTGTGTACAGGATGAGTGACAGTTGCGCTGAGGAGGCACGGAAAGGTGcgctgggaggagaggaggcgggggggcggggcctgggggaGCCGTTGGCCGTGCAGGAACACCCGGCCCACGGCCTCGTGCTTCAAGGGCtgggaggggacaggggggcggagagagcagagctccagcagTGGAGCGACAAAACAGGGGAACAGAATGCAGCTGTGGAACATAAACTGGGCCTGGACGCCGCTGAATCGTGA